From the genome of Homalodisca vitripennis isolate AUS2020 chromosome 8, UT_GWSS_2.1, whole genome shotgun sequence, one region includes:
- the LOC124367151 gene encoding venom plasminogen activator-like: MKMLTVYLAFAVFPFSGVNFEKGWSQRKRSVTINKAPFATVVFGTKNKFYCSGTLVHLEYVLTAAHCLYDLHGILTEDDKSVMVMAGSEKVKFNQNDVTTGKIQLRESKRLFIHHGYSWSENFVKDLAIIQVEPPFNKTEHVDVVRLQKSNFKKKMETREYPWDIRDFHSLYGGNWMSHSCAIYGYGESPRYSNNQLYNTIKEQQITVVKNCYCLEKVRSIRSPFNIISVKNIFLCNNIGTSTGLCCGDNGGTLMCNDRLRGISTTVFHYETHDHNSSDSHTTHDCCHPKEDEPHDCGSDMSMSVFTDLCYFSEWLHQHIPGYPLTDQHCKPVDNAK; this comes from the exons ATGAAAATGTTAACAGTATATTTGGCATTTGCAGTTTTTCCATTCAGTGGCgttaattttgaaaaaggttGGTCGCAGCGTAAGAGATCGGTGACGATAAACAAAGCTCCCTTCGCCACAGTTGTGTTCGGCACTAAAAACAAGTTCTACTGCTCGGGCACCCTGGTCCATCTAGAGTACGTCCTCACTGCAGCTCACTGCCTCTACGACTTGCACGGCATCCTCACCGAGGATGATAAGTCCGTCATG GTGATGGCTGGCTCTGAGAAAGTGAAATTCAACCAAAATGATGTTACAACTG ggAAAATTCAACTACGAGAAAGCAAGCGATTATTTATACACCATGGTTATTCCTGGTCAGAGAACTTCGTAAAAGATCTCGCTATAATACAA gtgGAACCCCCTTTCAACAAGACTGAGCACGTTGATGTGGTACGCCTGCAGAAATCGAATTTTAAGAAAAAGATGGAAACGCGCGAGTACCCCTGGGACATCAGAGATTTCCATTCGCTATACGGAGGAAACTGGATGTCGCATAGCTGTGCCATCTATGGGTACGGAGAATCGCCGCGTTATAGCAACAACCAGCTGTACAATACTATAAAGGAACAGCAAATCACAGTTGTGAAAAACTGTTACTGCCTAGAGAAAGTGCGATCTATCCGGTCTCCTTTCAACAT CATCAGTGTGAAGAACATTTTCCTCTGTAACAACATTGGCACCTCCACTGGTCTCTGCTGTGGGGACAACGGGGGAACGCTGATGTGCAACGACCGGCTCCGAGGAATATCCACCACGGTGTTCCATTACGAGACCCACGACCACAACTCTTCCGACAGTCACACCACCCACGATTGCTGTCATCCCAAGGAAGACGAACCCCACGATTGTGGCAGTGACATGTCCATGAGTGTGTTCACCGACCTCTGCTACTTCAGCGAGTGGCTGCACCAACACATACCCGGCTACCCTCTCACCGACCAGCATTGCAAACCTGTTGACAATGCTAAATAG